The sequence below is a genomic window from Mytilus edulis chromosome 2, xbMytEdul2.2, whole genome shotgun sequence.
gtctatatttgtttttaatcagaCTGCAACTTACTAAATTTTTCATAATACTACATAAcgttcttggtttttttttatgaatatgtaaTGTGATATAGCGTTTCTCAAGATTTCTTTAAAATGAAATGCCAATGTTCCATGCGAGTGTTTCACTGTCAAATTGCGCCTTAGTTATGTTTCTGTTTTCGTTTGTACAAAAAACCTGATTCATTAAGCGCCTTTTAGCCTGACTTTCTGTTGCATAATTTATGTTGGATATTCCATAATTcagataaagatataaatttgTGAAGGAGCACCGCGGGATAAAAGGTACATGTAGCACCCCTGAAatcaaaaatatcaaagtttCGAATAAATTTggtgaaaatttagaaaatgaacaCACAAGGCAAAAATTCAATATCCAATCAAGTACTTGCCTAAACAAATCATGATTCCCAATCATTTAATCAAAGTCATGAAGTTGCTCTCTTTGATGATGGTGATATCGAATGGATATCATTCATCCAgcaaaattaaatacattttaaggATGAGAAATTGTTAATGCGATATGAATTTAAACCCTAAGCTTACTAGTATACGTGACCGACACGTTGAGTCAAATATTTAACGCGCTTGTTCACGGTACAAAGGAATACAAATCACACAAACCTGACAAATTATAGTGATTCCGAGCAGATCAGTCATGTGTATAACGAATTTTTTCAAAGTGCTTCAATATCGAAACAGTAATTATGCAGAACAAAATGAACAAGATGAATTTGTCATTTCGTACATATACCAAAGGGAAACGATGTTTGAAGCAATACTGTTTATTGTTaaatttcattgcatttaatagaaaatggaatttgatgcaaatAAAGCcaacatctaaaaaaaaactagagcttttattacaaagattttttttgttataaatttgtaAACATAAATTACGAACTCACTTGTTTGTCCATTATCTGTTAGTGTTTATTGTCTACACAAAATCCCTAACGTTTTTTACAATTCAATAAGCCTCATGGTGGTCCGCGACCACAATTTTCGTCCCTTGATTTTTTGTTGTAGTCCCTAGTGTGGTGATTTgatccagctgaaaaaggttaaaaattagcacttcggaagctgtcaaaagatttccaGACgccataaacataaaattgtccatattttgagttaagagccgatgaagttttctataattttgatataaattgtcccaaaagtagtacaacacactgtaaaaattcattgagaaagcgcgggtgggatttttataatttttatttatgttctaaaagaaatgcactacgaaataattgtggtctcggacctggTGAGTCACGATCACCCTTGAAGTCTATATGATTCTTTTTTAACCAACATTGTTATTTTAACTTGTCTTATGGAAATCGTTGCTATCACTACATGCAATAACCCTTTATCAATTGAGCACCGAATTGTCAAATATATGAGAGGAAgggaaaggctgtggatttttttatattttttttagcattttttttaacaacaaaatggAATTTAACCTTCATGCCGCTTGCTTAgcggagaagcagcaaatataatttttaaagtctttggttttacTCGGTTTGGGTTCGAACCCACGAACCTCCCCGAATAGAAGCGAATACGATACCACAAGACCATCGAGTAGGTTTTTGCTCATTTAGAGATAAGTAACTTACCATAATAAAACGTCACAAGtaacaaaatgaaaacacttttaaCATTGTTCATAGTTGTAATCATATTTCCAGACTAAATGTCACTTTGATTCCCAAAGTATTATGACAAATAACAATTGAATCAAGTATTATAAAATGTGTTACTTTTAGCATAAATTTGAATTGGAAACACGTGTTTACCTATACAAAGGATGTTGCAGTTCACCAAACTTGAAGGGCATTGCGATGATAAACTTTAATGTATTTGTTCTATCGCCCaatagtttatacatgtatataagagaTTCAAATAATATCAAGGACTCCCTGCCCTCAGTCTAACTGGTTTTTTTAAGAGGAGCATAATTTGTTAGTGTCTTGTTTTGTTTAAGGATTGAcgatatttttatgttttgatttatctTTATCGTgtaagttattatatttattttcaactaaaaaaatcttttcttaatttttcatttatttacatttaaaacaagaaatggaACTCACCAACTAGTACATCACAATATGTACACAGTCTTAAATCTCTTAGAATTTACATGTATCTACCCGTTTTtgatttaaaattctttaaaaatacaagaaataaaagaaaggcatttatgattttttttatattcatttcagggagctaccatttgatttttatgcggggggggggggggggggggggggggggggggactaggatgaaaattttgtcctgcatttttttttttagttgtaatccctgtcctgcctttttatttttcaggccattcggtcctgcctttttttttttcttagcttatcctgacttttttccaacaattgtcatcctgcctttttttttgccaagttactcatcctgcctttttttttaactcaaaatcctgtcctgcctttttttttttaaatttcatcctagccaaccccccccccccccccccccccataaaaatcaaatggtagctccctcagttaaaaaacttttgaaatgtattctgtataaaaatggataaaaactCAATTGGTCGGGTTGTGCAAAATGGCCTTTACTAAAAATCGAAACACatatgtaaattgaaaaaaaaataggtttcACAAAAATCTGGGTTTAACACAAAGTTGATACCGTCACAATTCAAAACGAATTTAGCGAAGACATTTCAGAAGTCGTGAAAAAGGNNNNNNNNNNNNNNNNNNNNNNNNNNNNNNNNNNNNNNNNNNNNNNNNNNNNNNNNNNNNNNNNNNNNNNNNNNNNNNNNNNNNNNNNNNNNNNNNNNNNCCCTTTGTTAGTCATGTATTTTTTTCCGTTtaatatatgttttggagttaagtgttacgtccattttatttgaactagtacacatttgttAGGAACAACCTGACGCCTGcccccgggtgcgggattttctcgctaatTTCTGCTTTTTGGTCCGGTTTTTATCTCTATGACATgttcccccatttccattcttaatttaagttttttatattgatctattgttgttaaattctgtgtcatttggtgtctggttgagaattgtctcattcaTGGCAatcatctttttgtttttatatgcatTCATTTTTTGATTTTATATGACTGCGGTTAGGCAAACGCCGATCCTTCTTTTCAAAGttcattgtggtttttttttttcatgacatATTAAGACATAACCTGGCTACCCTTGTTTGACATTCTTCCTtcgtaaaaaataatgtttataaaaacaataatcagGTTTATGAAGATTACAATGACAATCTTAATGTTATCTGTAAACAATTCTAAAGATTCATGTCTTTCACCTTGTTCTCATTCTTGAAAAATATTGTTATGGTCTACTTATGTACATATTCTACAGCTGTCTACATTTTGTTgctgtgtatatatatgtaactgGAATTATTTGGAGCTATATCGTGTTCCTTTCTTGATACTTCATCATGAAAGTCACTGTAGCTCTTGGTATTTTTGTTGCTGTTTTTGCTTCCATCGgtaagtttgtttttattatcaatttgaatgTAATTGTAGTTTTATATTCCAGTTTATGGATACTCAAATTTGCTTAATGCATAAAcaacttttatcatattttttttatatgatttcactTTTGATCAAAACTGAATACACTTTTTACAAAGTTCTGatttaattgaaattatattATCGTAAATAGTGTTCAGATTATACTATGCATTTAATTAGGCAAAACGACAACACTCATGAGGCACTCGATATCAAATGTTATTTTCCAAGGCAACTACATCTACAACGTTTGACTGCACGTGCTATGACCCATTGACAATGTTTAAACAATGCATCAAAAATTAGAGAAAAGCTTAAAATGTagttatattaattgaataaattttataatcCTATTGAGATATACATGTAATAAGGTTGACCTAAGcacattttgaataaattacGGATTCCGAAGCGTTTCAATTTTTGTGCGCACGTTAAATTCTTAGATAAAATAACAATGCACACAGGCATTCAAATAAAGTAACTTTacttttcaaaaacataaaaagatttaagcgattttttatttttgaaaatatattaacattCATACAGTACACTCCTACAACTGTTCTACTTTTTtcgcaatattaaaaaaaaatatcgtcttTCTGCTTTTCCTGACATATTTCGGTCCTACACACGTTCAGTGAATCAAGTTCTGGATCATCTTCTCGAGAAATAAATTACTAATGAATCCAAAACAGAAAACCTAAGACCTTCAGGTGAAATCTACACCAATTTCTGCATATATACGCCTTAAATTAAGAGAAAGATGTAACTGCTGCCGAACTTCTTGATGCTAAAATATATAGTGAAATAATATCTTTTGTAAGTTTTAGACTTTAGGAGGTACACACAGCAGAAATCACTTTACCAGACACATCCGGGTGTTTCGCTTTAATACGACTCTGGGGTTTCATTCTTtcagttttttgtttaatttaaaaattgatttgCGAATTTGGTAGCATGGCTATTCattaaaacacataaacaaatatatagagcgaaaagatcttttctcgctgcattgaagacccattggtggccttcgtttgttatctgctctatggtcggtttgttgtctctttgacacattccccatttccattctcattttttttctcataaaacatCGCAATATATAAGCTGCGTTGAACTTGAAGTTCAAGGTGTAACAGTTTTGTTCGAACCAAGTGTACGTTAATAAATGTTAATTCGCATATGAAACTATATGAATTTTTTTTGCGTTTGCGAAATGGGAGCATTTACAGATTGGTCgttctttcttttatttcagaaGCATATGGTGCGTATAATGGCTATGATGGTGACAGTTATGGTGGTAAAGGTCATGTCGTAAGTTTTCATAATGCTTTAATACAATAATATGTCGCAAATAGTAACAAAACAAGTGGCCCATGATGTTTTGAAAAGTCGCAAATATTTCTGTACGAAAAACATACACGAGCAACAATGAGTGCTTCCGTTTATTTAAATGAAGTCAAGTAGAAAATATTCCTTTACTTTTATATGTCTTTAatctttttcaaacattttaatttagTCTTTGTTACAAAAGAAGATGACATAACAACAACATAGCATGGTTATGTTTCAAGTTAAAACTTGCTATATGAATGCATACTGAGCTGTTTAGattcaaatcatttaaatatttaattttttagttgttcgaaaattaacttttttttatgtttatgtcCCTTGGGTTTTTGTGCTTCACAACGTTTTATCGTTTTATCGCTTTATGCATAACTTAAAGAAGGGTATTTCAGAAAACACATGGAAATAACAGTATGTGGGTTTGCCCACTTCTTAAGCACGTTTTCTGCAAAAATAACAGATCCAGAATGACCGCTTAATCCTTTGCCGTAAGCTTGCTTTCCTTTAAATGAACTTAAtaaacattttacatgttttacagtTGACCAGTATTTTCCATGGTGTACACCATGGAGGTCACCACGGAGTTATTGGAGGACACCACGTTATTGGCGTTCCTAGCGTTTGGGCTCGGCCATCAGTTGTTGTTCATCACCATCATCATCACAATGGCGCCTCCCACTACGGCGGGCATCACCATCGTCATCATAGACGTCACAGGA
It includes:
- the LOC139512127 gene encoding spore coat protein YeeK-like produces the protein MKVTVALGIFVAVFASIEAYGAYNGYDGDSYGGKGHVLTSIFHGVHHGGHHGVIGGHHVIGVPSVWARPSVVVHHHHHHNGASHYGGHHHRHHRRHRKHKGSGSSSNKGYGHGKSS